TTCCTCTTCTTGGTTTTGATCCCACCGACTTCCTCCTTTATAATGCATACTTTGATGGTATCACTCTTACTCAATAACACCTTTTTAGGTTTccatgaatttttttgtatcaaactctaaatttttaagCGATAGAAATTCTCTATATCATATGAATAGAGATACACTTGGTGTTAGAGAGTAACAAGATGTGATTTTAGAAGAGTCCAATATTATAATAATGTAAACTTTGGTTCATGAGATTTTTGAAGCTGactggttatttttattggtttttatggAAACTGCTTTGAGAGCTCTGAATCCATTGGAAGCCATAGGATCTTATGGAGTGAGGAACTTTGTGCTGTGCAAGAAGCAAGTATGTTCATCAAAGACAGAATGGAACACAGAGCTGATATCTCAGAAAAGCAATGGTGGTAGTGGCTGGAAGGCATGGTTCAACAAATCATTTGGATTGAAAATTTTATCCCATTGAAGAGATATATCAATTTGAGCTATGAAAAATAGTGTGGTGTTGATCCATTTGGTTGTTGATGACAATGTCGAAGATGACCATGGGTTAATTTCTCTTtggattttagattttttttttgtattaagtttcttttttttaaaaaaaagagatatatCAATTTAGTGTAGAAAGTGTTCTAGCTATGATTGTTCTTTGTTATTCAATAATAATGTGTTTGTTAGTTGCAGTTGTGTGCCACTGCTACTACTAGTTTAATTGCTTTGTTCAAGATAGCATAGACGATGTTTTTAACACTCaagattatatattatatgtgttTTTTATTAAGCAAAAGATGCATTttctttatatgtatatatcgaTCATTCgatctctttatttatttacacGCAACCCGTATTGATTTTAGACTTCAGAATTAATTAACATGGGAATGAATATGCTATTTGTTTGGTATTGCAATTCATTTCTCTTTATGATTAAAGGTACTACTAATCTTATTCTATATATTGAgaaatttgatatataatatgcaaaGTGGAAGATTTTTTATGCAGTTTCTTTAAAAAATcaactaaaaataaagtaattttagtcaattaattaaaaaataggtccgttacaaaataaataactttttactatattagtttttcaaattttaaaataaaaaaaaggagttGCTTAGATTGTATTATAGTTAATTTCCTATATTTTTTTACGTGTGCTTTGGAGGATAGGATAATTAAGAGCACTCTATGTTCTTAAATATAATccattaaaagaaaacaaacacaCAAGCCTTAGTAGTCAAGGTTGGAATattgaaaaaaggaaaaaaatgtggGAATACAGATAGCCATAGAAGGTTTGATATCGTTAAAACAGAGAAAGTATTGCAGAGTCCTGTGTCAATTGACTCCAACCAAtgacaataacaataattttatGGCTGTGGCTATATATGGAGCTTGTAATTTGGCTTTTTACAAATTAGTTACCCATATCAAATTATCTAATGTTGGctgatgatttttcaaattgcaaagaaaatcagattttttttatcGATAATTTTGTTGAAGACCAATCATTAGACACTGTTTACTATCATAACATGGCCAGTTATAAGATACAGATTTATTTATACAGTTTTAAGAAGGTGTTGACAAGTAACAAAGATGATAGTATTAAAGAACAGGCTTGGCAAGGTTTTATAACATTGTCTACCTTGGCGGGTGAATGTGGAGCCGGCTAATGAAAGCTGGAGCCGATGTAATAAATCTAAAAGTGGGTTGTAACAAGTCAGTGGGTTGAGCCTTTGCTTTAGTTGTTAGTTTTTTGCTGGGCCTTTGCTTTAGTTGTTAGTTTTTGGCCATGAGTGGACTGGGCCTTTgctttagtttttagtttttggcCATGAATGGACTAGAAACGAAATGACATAAGAAGATAGTCCCGTACTTCACGCCAGGCACAGCAACCATCAGCACCGAATAAAAGTGCGGGGTATACCAGCAACGTAAGGTGAATTTGGTGGTTGGTATTGACTCCATAGTTGAAGTAGCAGCAGTGGGCGAGCGGAAGTAGATCGGTAGACAAACCAGGAAATCATTAAGGGACTGGCCGTAGACCTCGTCGTCGCCGGGTCTACGACTGTGGGGGCCAAGTCAACATTATAAATGGCCTGGCTCCACACGTGATGATGAATCGGAGGGTCGCGCTGCGAGTGTTGAATTGTGGCAGCTGTGGGGACAAACCACCTTGGTGCGTTGTCTTAAAAAACCAGCCTACTTCATACCTGCACCGACCCAGGAAGTAGTGCAGCACCAGCTTCCGCCCGCGCTCGCAGTGGTAGCGTCTCATGCAAAGCCACAATCAACGCCGGATACGAGAGGAACCAGCAACCTACACTGGAGTTGGTTTCAAGCCTTTGACCTCTGTCGCGGCAACACCTTCAGCGGCTGTCTCTCTGTCTCTCGAACTTAGGACATCAATTTTGGGCATAACATCGTTAGTGCTTCGCCCTCCTTTGATGCATCAGGATATGCGGCTGGGGTTTTTTTTCTCCCTTCCATtcacaaagaaaaaaacaaagccCATCTTCTTTGgatatccaaattttttttggcATAGTCCACCAACAAATAGTCCAACCAAAAAACTTTGGCTAATGGCTCAGCTAACCCTAACATCAACTGATAGACAagccctgcaatagcagagcaACGTGTCGATCTCATATGAATTTGGGCAGAAAATCTATAAATCTATACCAATTTCAATCTGTACAATAGAATGACCTGAACATTGGCATCTTCAATTTAGAAAATGAGAGTTATCAAACAGTATTATCAGATGTAAGCTTTTTTTGTCCTCCTATTTGGATATTCCCTGagcttagtttttttttctttttatccttagaGTTTTAATTTGTACTTTTGGAAAGTATTGTGTTTAGATCATTTTGCAAACTGTTTACTAAATCTTTATTTCTTCCTTTCGTCGAGCCAtgtttatttccttttttattattagcatCACAAGTTTTGTAACACCCTATTACACAAAGCATTATACCTAGGATATAATACAGAGGTGGTGAGgcgctacgacctctaaaataaaatgtgtacatataatagcagaaagaatataataaactaggagccttgaaaaatgggtaaaataaaaatcacgAAATAAAAATGCAACGCTCTGGAAACGGAATGACTGGCATGTGGAGAGAACTGTAATTATCagtcataaaataataaaagtaggaatagagagccaaagatacaaaataacaagctcctaactcagttTGTAAAGTcaaggctggccggagaatatttacatatatatatatacatatctaaAACCCAAATGTACATAAGTAAAACCctgcctctccataaacctctaagaggatcaAAAGACTAGGTTATGCGGAAAGAAAGCTAAGTACATACATATACATCATTGTGCACCAAAATAACCTGGTAACCACTTCGCTTCAGGAGCTCAGATGCCTAATAAGACGCCTCtcgacttgcatctgaaaaacaacaacatagtatggaatgagaactggaggttctcagtatggtaaaggtgccacacacataatatataaggccttgagaatgccagaggcaatcctagaacgccgacactcagattatagagcttaaagtattaaacaggagccataaaaggtggttttctaagagtatctaaacctaacttaacttaaTCTTAAATTTAAGTTCCGTACTACCATTCCTCTATACTTCCATCTCCGTCAGCATTTCATAGACAAT
The genomic region above belongs to Arachis duranensis cultivar V14167 chromosome 3, aradu.V14167.gnm2.J7QH, whole genome shotgun sequence and contains:
- the LOC107480936 gene encoding uncharacterized protein At4g22758-like — encoded protein: MKKSAFEKMVMQKNKSKGSHEDQKQQQCKRLLVSINVLGSAGPIRFVVNEKDTVSAIIETALKSYAREGRLPLLGFDPTDFLLYNAYFDALNPLEAIGSYGVRNFVLCKKQVCSSKTEWNTELISQKSNGGSGWKAWFNKSFGLKILSH